CCGCCACCAAGACCGATATTCATCGCCGGGCCGCCGAGGACGATAAGCTTAGCGCCAACGACGATCTCACCTTTCTGCACGTGATCGGCGCGGATGTTACCGATCCCGCCCGCCAGCATGATTGGCTTATGGTAGCCGCGCAGCTCTTCGCCGTTGTGGCTGTTCACTTTCTCTTCGTAGGTACGGAAGTAGCCGGTCAGCGCCGGGCGACCAAACTCGTTGTTGAACGCCGCGCCGCCCAGTGGCCCTTCGGTCATAATATCCAGCGCAGTAACAATACGGTCCGGCTTACCGAAATCTTCTTCCCACGGCTGTTCAAAGCCAGGAATACGCAGGTTGGAAACGGAGAAGCCCACCAGCCCGGCTTTCGGTTTTGCACCGCGCCCCGTTGCGCCCTCGTCGCGGATTTCGCCGCCGGAGCCTGTTGCCGCGCCCGGCCACGGAGAGATAGCCGTTGGATGGTTGTGAGTTTCAACCTTCATCAGGATGTGGGCTGGCTCCTGATGGAAATCGTAGCGACCGGTTTTGTGGTCGGCAAAATAGCGACCCACTTCGGAACCTTCCATTACCGCGGCGTTGTCTTTATAGGCAGACAGAACGTGGTCCGGCGTGGTTTCGAAAGTGTTTTTGATCATCTTGAACAGCGACTTCGGCTGCTGTTTACCGTCGATGACCCAGTCGGCGTTAAAAATCTTGTGGCGGCAGTGCTCGGAGTTGGCCTGCGCAAACATGTACAGTTCAATGTCGTTCGGGTTGCGTCCCAGTTTAGTGAACGCATCCTGCAGATAGTCGATTTCGTCTTCCGCCAGCGCCAGACCCAGACGCAGGTTAGCGTCAATCAGCGCCTGGCGTCCCTCACCCAGCAGATCAACGCTGGAAACCGGCGCTGGCTGATGATGAACAAACAGTTTTTCGGCATCGTTCAGCGCAGAGAAAACCGTTTCCATCATGCGGTCGTGCAGTTCGTCGGCAACCATTTGCCATTGCTCGGCAGTCAGCGTAGAGGCCTCGACATACCAGGCAATGCCACGTTCCAGACGGCTAATCTGTTGCAGGCCGCAGTTGTGGGCAATATCAGTCGCTTTAGAAGACCACGGGGAGATGGTGCCAGGGCGAGGCGTAACCAGCAGCAGTTTGCCTTCAGGGGCGTGGCTGTGCAGAGCAGGACCATATTTCAGCAGGCGAGCAAGCTGCGCGCGCTCATCCTCATTCAACGGTGCATTCAGATCGGCAAAATGGACGTACTCGGCGTAAATATTGTGGACCTGGAGGTTGGCAGCCTGAAAACGTGCCAGCAGTTTGTTAATACGGAATGCAGACAGTGCAGGTGAACCACGCAGAATTTCCATCATAAGTCTCTCGTCTTCTAAGCTTTCGGTGTGCCCAAGTGGGGGAAACGGGCGTTATTATAAAGAATCTACCGCGCCGACGAAACCGTTTGCGTCGAAATAAAATCACGACCTTCTCTTATCATCAAATGCGGTCTGTTTTCTGAATAAGTTGCCAACTGACGCAAGTTTAAGCAAAATGCCGCTCATTAATGACGACTTCACTTCATAATCAACACCACAGCAAGCAGAGACAACGTACGGTTCAGAGAATTAACTAATTGAAAAAATTAAAGATTAATTATCTGTTCATCGGCATATTAACGCTGTTGTTGGCAGCGGCCCTCTGGCCATCTATTCCCTGGTTCGGTAAAGCCGACAATCGTATCGCCGCCATTCAGTCGCGGGGAGAGCTGCGCGTCAGTACCATCGACTCACCGTTAACTTACGCGACCCTCAACGGCAAAAGATTCGGTCTGGATTATGAACTGGCTCAGGAGTTCGCCAACTACTTAGGCGTGAAGTTAAAAGTTACCGTGCGCCAGAACATCAGCCAGCTTTTTGACGACCTCGATAACGGTAATGCCGATCTGTTAGCCGCAGGCCTGGTCTATAACAGCGAGCGGGTGAAAAATTATCAGCCAGGCCCAACCTACTATTCGGTTTCGCAACAGCTGGTGTATCGGGTTGGACAATACCGCCCGCGCACGCTTGCTACCGTGAACGAAAACCAACTGACCATCGCCCCGGGGCACGTGGTGGTTAACGATCTCCAGCAACTCAAAGAGAAAAAATTCCCCGAGCTAAGCTGGAAAGTTGATGACAAAAAGGGCACCACTGAACTGCTTGATGATGTGGTCGCCGGAAAGCTGGATTACACCATTGCCGATTCCGTCGCCATCAGCTTATACCAACGCGTACATCCTGAGCTGGCCGTGGCACTGGACGTCTCCGACGAACAGCCTGTAACCTGGTTTAGTCGCCTGGACGATGACAACACGCTGTCTGCCGCGCTGTTGGATTTCTTCAACACCATGAATGAAGACGGTTCTCTGGCACGGCTGGAAGAGAAATATCTCGGGCATGGCGATGATTTTGACTATGTCGATACCCGCACCTTTTTACGCGCCGTAGACAGCGTGTTGCCGGACCTTAAGCCGCTCTTTGAGAAGTATGCGCAAGAGATAGACTGGCGACTACTCGCTGCAATCTCGTATCAGGAGTCACACTGGGACGCACAGGCCACCTCCCCGACCGGGGTACGCGGGCTGATGATGCTGACCAAAAATACCGCTCAAAGTCTCGGGTTGACCGACCGTACCGATGCCGAACAGAGCATCAGCGGCGGCGCGCGATATTTGCAGGATATGATGAGTAAAGTGCCGGATACCGTCCCCGAAGGAGAACGTATCTGGTTTGCGCTCGCAGCCTATAACATGGGTTATGCGCACATGCTGGACGCACGAGCGCTGACGGTGAAAACCAAAGGCAATCCGAACAGTTGGTCCGATGTAAAACAGCGACTGCCGCTGCTCAGCCAAAAGCCGTATTACAACAAGCTGACCTATGGCTATGCGCGTGGTCATGAAGCCTACGCCTATGTGGAAAACATCCGTAAATACCAGATTAGCCTGGTGGGGTATCTGCAGGAGAAAGAAAAACAGGCGCTAGAAACGCAGCAACTGGCGCAGGATTACCCGGCGGTAACGCCAGCTGAGCTAATAGGTAAAGACGAATTCCCGCTTTCTGCGTTTCTGTCTCAGACGTCGTCAAACTACCTGTCGCACTCCCCTTCCCTGCTGTTTTCACCGCAGAAAAAAGAGGGGCGGTAATCCTGGTGGCCTGATACGCGCTGCGCCATCAGGCAATCAGAGCAGCAGTTACAAATTGGCGGATTTTTTCAGGGCTTTGATTTCCTGACGACGCATGCGGAAGAAATCGCTGAGCAGCGTGGCGCATTCATCTCGTAGCACCCCTTCGGTCACTTCTACCCGATGATTCATCCCAGGGTGATGCAACACATCCATTAATGATCCAGCCGCCCCGGTTTTCGCATCGCGTGCGCCAAAAACGACCCGACCAATACGACTGTGCACCATCGCACCTGCACACATCACGCACGGCTCCAGAGTGACGTACAGCGTGGCATCCAACAGCCGGTAGTTTTGTAGCACCAGGCCGCCCTGACGCAGCGCCATAATTTCAGCGTGGGCAGTCGGATCATGGTGACCAATCGGACGGTTCCAGCCTTCGCCAATCACGCGGTTGTTATGCACCAATACCGCGCCCACCGGGACTTCACGCTCATCCCAGGCGCGCCTGGCCAGCGTTAAAGCATGACGCATCCAGTATTCGTGACTAAATTCAACTTCAGACAAAGGGATTACTCCACCAATAAAAGCGGACGCATTATACCCGTCATACTTTAAATTGCATGTGCGTTGGCATCATTCGAGTTGCTGCAGCTCTCCGCGCGGCGTGACGCGCCAGCGGTGCTGGCAAAAAGAGAGCAGCGGATTGTCCTGATTACTGTCGCTGTAGCCACTGTACAGCTGTAGCGGCGCGCCAATGTGGCGTTCCAGTTGCGTCACTTTCTCATGGCCCAGGCAGCGCAGAGGCAGCACCCATCCGCCGTATCCCCGCGCCATTTTGCTGGCGATCAGATTGACGCGCGGTAACCACGGGGTGTCGAAGTAAACCTGCTCGACCAGTGACTGTGGGGAACCGGTGATAAGCCAGATATCAGCGTCAGAGCTTAACAGGTAGGTTGTCAGCCGCTGTTGTACGAGCGGAAATGCCGTCACGTTACCGCGAAACCAGCGCACAAAATCGGCCTGATGCGCTTTCAGACGCGCCTCGCTACGACCAAATGTGCATCCCCATAACAGCAGGCTCATTGGC
The Citrobacter arsenatis DNA segment above includes these coding regions:
- the tadA gene encoding tRNA adenosine(34) deaminase TadA; amino-acid sequence: MRHALTLARRAWDEREVPVGAVLVHNNRVIGEGWNRPIGHHDPTAHAEIMALRQGGLVLQNYRLLDATLYVTLEPCVMCAGAMVHSRIGRVVFGARDAKTGAAGSLMDVLHHPGMNHRVEVTEGVLRDECATLLSDFFRMRRQEIKALKKSANL
- the yfhb gene encoding phosphatidylglycerophosphatase C, with the translated sequence MTNHQRRVVFFDLDGTLHQQDMFGSFIRYLLRRQPLNALLVLPLLPVIALALLIKGRAARWPMSLLLWGCTFGRSEARLKAHQADFVRWFRGNVTAFPLVQQRLTTYLLSSDADIWLITGSPQSLVEQVYFDTPWLPRVNLIASKMARGYGGWVLPLRCLGHEKVTQLERHIGAPLQLYSGYSDSNQDNPLLSFCQHRWRVTPRGELQQLE
- the mltF gene encoding membrane-bound lytic murein transglycosylase MltF, whose amino-acid sequence is MKKLKINYLFIGILTLLLAAALWPSIPWFGKADNRIAAIQSRGELRVSTIDSPLTYATLNGKRFGLDYELAQEFANYLGVKLKVTVRQNISQLFDDLDNGNADLLAAGLVYNSERVKNYQPGPTYYSVSQQLVYRVGQYRPRTLATVNENQLTIAPGHVVVNDLQQLKEKKFPELSWKVDDKKGTTELLDDVVAGKLDYTIADSVAISLYQRVHPELAVALDVSDEQPVTWFSRLDDDNTLSAALLDFFNTMNEDGSLARLEEKYLGHGDDFDYVDTRTFLRAVDSVLPDLKPLFEKYAQEIDWRLLAAISYQESHWDAQATSPTGVRGLMMLTKNTAQSLGLTDRTDAEQSISGGARYLQDMMSKVPDTVPEGERIWFALAAYNMGYAHMLDARALTVKTKGNPNSWSDVKQRLPLLSQKPYYNKLTYGYARGHEAYAYVENIRKYQISLVGYLQEKEKQALETQQLAQDYPAVTPAELIGKDEFPLSAFLSQTSSNYLSHSPSLLFSPQKKEGR